A window of the Streptobacillus canis genome harbors these coding sequences:
- a CDS encoding pilus assembly FimT family protein, whose product MKNRGITLIEVVIYISLILITFFLSSRSYLRFLEKEKLKKEVIEITSVFRKYQKRSEILEEYIPIYFDLENREILFGKSRINLSKDFKYLSKNKSESDNFERYFTKKGNLNKGFTLIILDKSGKLLAEISFDNSNSLSYPVINVKGVSI is encoded by the coding sequence ATGAAAAATAGGGGAATTACATTAATTGAGGTAGTAATTTACATATCTTTAATTTTGATTACATTTTTTTTATCATCAAGATCATATCTAAGATTTTTAGAAAAAGAGAAACTAAAAAAAGAGGTTATAGAGATAACATCGGTATTTAGAAAATATCAAAAGAGATCAGAAATATTAGAAGAATATATTCCTATATATTTTGATTTAGAAAATAGGGAAATATTATTTGGGAAAAGTAGAATTAATTTATCTAAAGATTTTAAATATTTAAGTAAAAATAAGTCTGAAAGTGATAATTTTGAAAGATATTTTACCAAAAAAGGAAATTTAAATAAGGGCTTTACTTTGATAATATTAGATAAATCTGGGAAATTACTTGCAGAGATATCATTTGATAATAGTAATAGTCTTTCTTATCCTGTAATAAATGTTAAAGGTGTAAGTATATGA
- a CDS encoding ComEC/Rec2 family competence protein, protein MKKYLYVFCIFILFSFFYYSRFDIRDIQYGLIYSVNVKVSGKSMEVIKINGKFIDRKIYLKNNENLKFGMYNLLYVWENEKKGHVLSSKPGYFNRYRQYIIGVIDKSYENYETKALAKAVIIGDKSELDKSLIKKFSYIGIMHLITISGLHIALIAGIIKDKYLSFIFITIYSFLIGFSASVRRVYLMKFLSFFGLNNSDVYIVSLLVLLLYNFSNIFDSGFVFTFMSVFVIIFIYPLIKASNHSSYFKYIYFNLCIQIALLPFNYYFSKNIPIFTFIANLVMIPVFTLMIEMFFINFILSLFGIYTFSFLVEKYYSLLIELVKYISSLKYISIEIKEVNISIFIGLILISVYIFFGIWKEH, encoded by the coding sequence ATGAAAAAATATTTATATGTTTTTTGTATATTTATTCTATTTTCTTTTTTCTATTATTCGAGATTTGATATTAGAGATATTCAATACGGTTTAATATATTCGGTAAATGTTAAAGTAAGTGGTAAAAGTATGGAAGTAATAAAAATTAATGGGAAATTTATTGATAGGAAAATATATTTGAAAAATAATGAAAATTTAAAGTTTGGAATGTATAATTTACTATATGTATGGGAAAATGAGAAAAAAGGACATGTTTTATCTTCTAAACCAGGATATTTTAATAGATATAGACAATATATTATAGGAGTTATAGACAAATCATATGAAAACTATGAAACTAAGGCATTAGCCAAGGCTGTTATTATTGGAGATAAAAGTGAACTTGATAAAAGTTTAATAAAAAAATTTTCATATATTGGAATAATGCATTTGATTACAATTTCTGGATTACATATTGCATTAATTGCAGGGATAATAAAAGATAAATACCTTTCTTTTATTTTTATTACTATATATAGTTTTTTGATAGGTTTTTCAGCTTCAGTAAGAAGAGTATATTTGATGAAGTTTTTATCTTTTTTTGGATTAAATAATAGTGATGTATATATAGTTAGTTTGTTGGTATTGTTATTGTATAATTTTTCAAACATATTTGATTCAGGATTTGTATTTACATTTATGTCTGTTTTTGTAATTATATTTATCTATCCATTAATAAAAGCTAGTAATCATTCGAGCTATTTTAAATATATTTATTTTAATTTGTGCATACAAATAGCACTTTTGCCCTTTAATTACTATTTTTCTAAGAATATTCCTATTTTCACATTTATAGCAAATTTAGTTATGATACCTGTATTTACACTTATGATAGAAATGTTTTTTATTAACTTTATACTTTCTCTTTTTGGAATATATACTTTTTCTTTTTTAGTAGAAAAATATTATTCTTTATTAATAGAATTAGTGAAATATATTTCGAGCTTAAAATATATTAGTATAGAGATTAA